The following are from one region of the Hemitrygon akajei chromosome 6, sHemAka1.3, whole genome shotgun sequence genome:
- the LOC140729216 gene encoding endogenous retrovirus group 3 member 1 Env polyprotein-like, whose translation MNSMWTVTLLTVIYLILYVGKIEGKCDKCRNRVLEKGKERPGALVSHSHVNDQCYGKEKEECEEGGIKYTLRKNRGYPGGSVREEKGEGRSWSVRESTCPETEWICERKEKGRAEFGGVREEWGTYGKTRPEMKENLFIDLATRIATSLNVSDCWVCGGPHMSEQWPWIGESLSVWELLAHDWDKKRTGRTQEWKLTNYPEGQVCVERKGKVKVGESPCQSIKLAKTKNNATWWPEEPTWYITKGAKDNCTAMGNNSGIWNCSGHNPYEGIPSVWKAWRKARKGGFVPEGLFWICGNQAYTKLPKGWGGVCFLGLIRPEFFLLPQDEDRELGIKLFDSLRREKREIKVGEWGDEWPPARIIEYYGPATWAQDGSWGYRTPVYMLNRIIRLQAVVEVITNQTALALELLAEQQSQMRTAIYQNRLALDYLLASEGGVCGKFNLTNCCLKINDNGKAVLKISDKIRKLAHVPVQTWRSLGNLSWLDSLLGGSWWRIALLIFGGILIMIIILPCLIPCLRALITRVVVQVMQPGNPADPAKMLLQRGRELEEWNPWTNP comes from the coding sequence atgaactcaatgtggactgttacattattgactgtaatatatttaattctgtatgtgggaaaaatagaagggaaatgtgacaagtgtagGAACCGAGttttggagaaaggaaaagaacgaCCCGGGGCCCTTGTGTCACATTCACATGTAAATGACCAATgttatggaaaagaaaaagaggaatgtgAAGAGGGAGGAATAAAATATACCCTGAGAAAGAACAGGGGATACCCCGGTGGATCAgtgagagaagaaaaaggagaagggagaagttGGAGTGTACGAGAAAGTACATGCCCTGAGACAGAATGGATatgtgaaaggaaagaaaaaggaagggcagagtttggtggagtcagagaagaatggggaACCTATGGAAAAACAAGACCGGAAATGAAGGAAAACCTGTTTATAGACTTAGCAACTCGAATAGCTACAAGTTTAAATGTAagtgactgttgggtttgtgggggACCCCACATGAGCGAGCAATGGCCATGGATAGGTGAGAGTTTGAGTGTGTGGGAGCTATTGGCTCATGATTGGGATAAGAAAAGGACTGGGAGGACGCAAGAATGGAAGTTAACAAACTATCCGGAAGGACAAGTATGTgtagaaagaaaagggaaggtgAAAGTAGGAGAAAGCCCATGTCAGAGTATAAAGTTggctaaaacaaaaaataatgccACTTGGTGGCCCGAGGAGCCGACTTGGTACATAACTAAAGGGGCAAAGGACAATTGTACGGCTATGGGAAACAATTCGGGAATCTGGAATTGCAGTGGGCATAACCCGTACGAAGGAATTCCCAGTGTTTGGAAAGCCTGGCGGAAAGCAAGGAAAGGAGGATTTGTCCCAGAAGGTCTGTTCTGGATTTGTGGGAATCAGGCATACACCAAATTGCcgaaaggatggggaggagtttgtttcTTAGGCCTTATAAGGCCAGAGTTCTTCCTCCTACCCCAGGATGAAGATAGGGAATTGGGAATCAAGTTATTTGACTCACTGAGAAGGGAGAagcgggagataaaggtgggagaatggggcgaCGAGTGGCCTCCAGCACGCATCATTGAATATTACGGACCAGCaacttgggcccaggatgggtcatgGGGTTACCGAACCCCGGTATATATGTTAAATCGAATAATACGCCTACAAGCTGTAGTAGAGGTGATCACCAACCAAACCGCATTGGCTCTGGAATtgctggctgagcagcaaagcCAGATGAGAACAGCCATATACCAAAATCGATTAGcattggattacctattggcctccgagggaggggtctgtggaaagttcaatctgacaaactgttgcctaaagataaatgataatggaaaggcagtgttgaaaatatccgacaaaattcggaagttGGCCCATGTGCCAGTACAAACTTGGAGATCCTTAGGGAACCTGAGTTGGCTGGATAGTCTGCTGGGAGGAAGCTGGTGGCGAATAGCCCTGTTAATATTTGGCGGAATACTCATAATGATAATCATATTACCATGCTTAATACCCTGCTTGAGAGCATTAATAACGCGAGTAGTAGTACAGGTAATGCAGCCAGGGAACCCAGCTGACCCGGCTAAAATGCTGTTGCAACGAGGCAGAGAACTGGAAGAGTGGAATCCCTGGACAAATCCTTAG